The Blastomonas sp. SL216 DNA window GAAGCTCGACTTTCTCGAGCGCATGACCCAATGGTCGCGCGGGCTCGATGGACGCACGATCATCCTGGGCGATTTCAACATCGCCCCGCTCGAATCAGATGTGTGGAGCCACAAGCAGCTCATCAACACCGTCAGCCACACCGCGATCGAGATCGAGCGGCTGAAGGCGATGCAGGACGCCCATAACTGGGTCGATATCGGCCGCAAATTCTACCCCGCGCCCGAACGGCTCTACACCTGGTGGAGCTATCGCGCGCGTGACTGGTCGGTATCCGACAAGGGCCGCCGCCTCGACCATATCTGGGTCTCGCCTGACATCGTCGACACGGTGAAGAGCCATCGCGTGGTTGAACCGTGCCGCGGCTGGGCACAGCCCTCCGACCACGCACCGCTGATCAGCGAGTTCCTGTTCTGATGGGACGCGCCTGCCGGTATCCGGTGCCATGAACGCGCGCGCTGCGGCCCGGGCGCTCGATGCGCTGGCCCGGGGCTGGGACATTATCGTCGAGAGCGAGAGCGGCAGGCTTGCGCTGCGCCCGGTCGAAACCGGCGGCGCGCCATTGGGACACAACCGGCAGCTGCTGATCTCCGCCGCACGCGCGATTACCTTGAAGCTCGCCAACCAGAAAGAGGCCGCACGCCCCGATGCGCCGGTGCTGATCGCGGTGCCCGGAGAGCTCGACAGCGCCCGTGCGGTTGCGATTGCCGATCCCTCGCTCGATCTCGCGCAGCCGATGAAGGGGCCGTTTGCAGCCCAGCCGCTGCCCGCGCCAGAGGCCGCCGAAGCCGCGATGCAGCTCGCGCGGCTCGCCGGATTGCTGCCCGCCTATCATCTGCTTGGGGCCAGCGAGGCCGATTTCGACGCGCCGGTCGTCACCCCCGGCGATGTCGCCGCTTATGCCGACCCGGCGCAGCTGCGCATCGCGGCGCGCGCGCGGCTGCCGGTGAGCGCGAGCGAGAGCGCCGAGATCGTCGCCTTCCGCTCGGATGCCGATTTTCACGAGCATGTTGCGCTGATCGTCGGCACGCCCGATGACAGCATTCCCGTCGTGCGGCTGCACAGCGAGTGCCTGACTGGCGATGTGTTCGGCAGCCTGAAATGCGATTGCGGGCCGCAGCTGAACGGCGCGCTGCACGCGATGGCGCATGCGCGCTGGGGCATATTGCTGTACCTGCGCCAGGAAGGGCGCGGCATCGGCCTGATCAACAAGCTGCGCGCCTATCAGCTGCAGGACCAGGGGCATGACACGGTCGATGCCAACAATCGGCTCGGCTTCCCCACCGACGCGCGCGATTTCGCGGTGGCGGCGCAGATGCTGAAGGCGTTGCGCGTCCCCGCGATCCGGCTGATGACCAACAATCCGGAGAAGCAGGCGGTGCTGGCCAGCCTGGGCGTCGAGATTGCCGAGCGGCTGCCGCTGCAAATCGAGGCCAATCCGCATAACGCGCGCTATCTGGTCACCAAGCGCGACCGCACCGGCCACCAGCTGTGAGCGACACAGTGTTCGTCGATACGGCGGCACTAACCGTTACGCTGGGCGACTGGACCATCCCCTGCACCATCGGTCGCAGCGGCGCGTGTGCCGCCGATGCCAAGCGCGAGGGCGACGGCTGCACCCCGATGGGCATCTGGCCGATCCGCGCCGCGCTCTTCCGCCCCGGCCGCAGCAGCCCTCCGCCGGGTCTCGCGCTGCCCTGGCGCTGGACGAACGCACAAGACGGCTGGTCCGACGACCCCGCCGACCCCGCGTATAACCGCCCCGTCCGCCTGCCGCATCCCTTCAGCGCCGAGACGCTGCAACGCGAGGACATGCTCTACGACATGGTGCTGGTGCTGGGCCATAACGATGCGCCCCCGGTCCCGGGCGCAGGCAGCGCGATCTTCTTCCACCTGTGGAACGAGGCCAAGCTGGCGGCGGAGCGCAGCACAGAGGGCTGCGTGGCGATTGCGCGGGCAGATATGGAGACACTGCTGCCGATGCTCAGGCCGGGAATGGTGCTGGAGATCGGGTGAGCGAAACTAGCGGATCAATGCGTCTTTCCGCATCGGCTTGCACCATGTTAGTCCTACTGCATGAGTATGGACCGCTTTATTTCCCTATGGACACATCCGGGCTATCCGCCCGAGGCGGTTTCTGAAGAGGAGCTGAAACAAACTGAAGCTCGCCTTCATACGCATCTGCCGTCCGACTATCGAAGTGCGGTGTGTCAGTATGGCCTCCCGAACCCAGTTGGTGCCCTTCTGGACGCGATCGTCGACCGAGAGCTCGATCAGAAAGATGTGAGCGAATTTCTCACGCCATCTGATATCATTGACGTCACCCTAGAATGGCGCGATCTGGGTTTGTCCGAGGAACTCGTCGCCTTTGCTACCGACTGCATCGGTAACCTGTTCTGCTTTCCAACAGCCCCAGACATCCGTGATTGCCTCCCGGTAATTTGGTTCAACCATGACGACGCCACGATAGATATTGTCGCTCCTTCATTTTCCGAATGGATTGATGCGTTCTGCAGGATTTTGCAGCATTGAGCGAAACGTTCCGGTCCAGAACCGCCTGAGGCGAAGCTCGTTTGAGGATTCGAGCCCCTACCCCGCTCAGCCTGAGCCTGTCGAAGGCCCCGCTATACGGCCAGCGTGGGCGCGGGTCCTTCGACTTCGCGGGCTCAAGCCCGCAGCTCAGGATGAGCGGAGGTGGGTAAGATGTGCCTTTCGCGAGGCGGATTGAAGGCCAGCCAGGAGTGGTAAGAGCAAGCGCGTTCCCCTCCCTTGCAGGGAGGGGAGCTCATCGCGCGAGGGGCCGCCCCCTAGCGCCCCGCCATTTCCTTCACCCGCGCCAGATACGTCCGCCCCACCCTGAGCTCGCTGCCATCGGCAAGGCACGCGAACCAGACGCCGCCGCCATTGTGGCGCAAGCTGGTGATATAATCGTTGCGCACGATGTGCGAGCGGTGGAGGCGGACGAAGCGCGCCGGGTCTAGCCGTTCCTCGAGCGTCTTGATCGTCTCGTGCATCAGATAGCTTCGCGTGCCGACATGCAGCCGCATGTAATCGCGCTCGGCATCGATGCGTTCGATCAGGTCGGCGTCGATGCGCTTCAATTCGGAGCGATGCGGCACCCAGAATTCGCGCACCCAGTCGCCTTGCGCCGCTGCCGGTGGCTCGGGATTGGCGAGCACCGCGCTGCGGCGTTCGAGGACGCGGGCGACCGCGCGTTCGAGCCGGTCGGTGGCGACGGGCTTGAGCAGATAGTCGATCGCGGCGAGGTCGAACGCCTCGACCGCGAACGCCTGATAGGCGGTGACGAAGATGATCGCGGGCGACTGCCCGGTCTTGCCGAGCGCGCGGGCGACGCCCATGCCATCGAGGCGCGGCATGTTGATGTCGAGAAACACCAGTTCGGGCTTCAATTGTTCGGCCAGGCGCAGCGCGGATTCGCCATCGCTCGCGGTGCCGACCAGGCTGATCCGCGGCAGCCGCGCGCACAGCAGTTGCAGCCGCTCGACCGCCAGCGGCTCGTCATCGACGATCATGGTGCGCAGCGGCGCGGTCTCGGTCTCAACAGTCATGGCGCACCGCCGGCAGGGTCAGTTCCACCACAAAGCCTCCTTCAAAGGGAACATGCCATTCGATCCGCGCCGCGCTGCCATAGCGCGCGTCGAGCCGGTCGCGGACATTGGCAAGCCCGATGCCGCTGCCCTTGTCCGAATCGGTCGGGATGACATCGCCGTCATCGCTCACCATCAGGTGCAGCACGCCATCGGCCTCGCGCGCGCCGATGCGGATGGTGACGGGGCGCGTCGCGCGGGCAACGCCATATTTGATCGCGTTCTCGACCAGCGGCTGCAGGATCAGCCCGGGCACGCAGCAGCCCATCAGCGCATCGGGCACATCGATCTCGATCTTCAGCCGGTCGGGAAAGCGCACCTCCTCGATTGCGAGATACAGTTGCTGCAACTGCACCTCGTCCTCCAGCGGCACATCGTCGAGCGGATCGCCGGTCAGGCTGGTGCGGTAGAAGGTCGACAGGTTCAGGATCATCGATTCGGCCTCTTCGGGCCGGTTGCGCAGCACCAGCGTGGAGAGCGAGTTCAGCGTGTTGAACAGGAAATGCGGGTTCACCTGATAGCGCAAGCTGCGCAGCTCGGCCTGCTGCGCGGCCTGGGCAAAGCGCGCGGCCTTGCGCTCGGCGGTGCGGACCTCGGCGGCATAGCTGAGCGCGAGATAGAGCATCGCCCAGGACATCAGGAAATAATAGCTGGAGATCGCGAATTCGAGCACGTTGGCGACCGGATCGAGCGTGACGATATTCTCGGCCAGCTCGTTATCCTGAAACACGCTCATCGGATCATAGATGTTGAACGCGAAATAGTTGAACACCGAGATCGCCAGCGCAGCGGGCACCGCGCCGACACAGGCGGCGATGATACGCGGGGTGAGCGGCTTGTCCTCGAACCAGCGCAGCCCGAAATACATCGCGACATTGACCAGCACGCCGAACAGCGTGACCGCGACGCGGCGCACCACCAGCTCTTCCTGGGCGGGAAAATCCAGCACCGCCGCGCGCAGCGTGACGATGATCATGTAGAACAGCCAGAATCCCAGGATCGAGAGCAGGGCCACCTGCTGGTCGACACGGGGGCGGGCTTGGCGGGGAACGGGCAAGGTCATCACAAGCATCATTAACCTGCGATGACCCGCCTGTCTGCCCCATGGCCTTATGCTGGTCGAAGCCCGCGTCTCTTTGGTCGAAAGCGCGACGGCCCCTGGCCCCGGTTATTCGGCGAGCGCGATGCCCGGGCTGCGCGGGTCGGCATAGCCGGTCCAGCCCTTGCCGTTGAACTGCGCGGCGTTGAGCTTCGATCCCAGATCATCGACCACCACCGGCTGGCCAAAGGCGGCGAGCGCCTCGTTCATGCCGCCGAGCGGCGTCTTGCCCTCGACGATCAGCGAGCCGCCGCCGAAATAGATATTGGGTAGCGCCAGCGCCTCGCCTGCGGGAAGCTTGAAGTCGATCACGCCGATCAGCGCCTTGGTGACGTGCATGATGATGCGCTTGCCGCCCGCCGAGCCGACCGCGAGCACCGGTCGGTCCTGCGCATCATAGACGATATGCGGCGACATCGACGACAGCGGCCGCTTGCCCGGCTGCACCCGGTTGGCGACCTTCTTGCCGTTCTTCTCCGGCGCGAAGGTGAAATCGGTCAGCTCGTTGTTGAGGAAATAGCCATTGGCGATCAGCTGGCTGCCAAAGGGGCCCTCGACCGTCGAGGTCATGCTGACGATATTGCCGGCACCATCGACCGCAACGAAATGCGTCGTGCCCGCAACCTCGCTCGAGGCGGCGGTGGTGCGCAGCTCTGCCCCCGGCGGGGTTCCCGCCTCGTAGCTGTTGAGCGCCCTGGCCGGATCGATCAGCGCAGCACGGCTCTTGACATAGGCCGGGTCCAGCAGGCCGTTGACCGGCACCGAAACGAAATCGGCGTCGCCCAGATAGGTTTCGCGATCGGCATAGGCGAGTTGCATAGCCTCGCCGATCAGGTGCCAGGTCCCGGGATTGTCCTGCCCCATCGCGCCGATATCGTGCGGTTCGAGCATGCCCAGGATCTGCTGCACCGTGGTCGCGCCCGAAGACGGCGGGCCCATGCCGCAGATCTTGTAGCCGCGATAGCGCGAGCAGACCGGTGGGCGCTCCTTGGCCTTGTAGGCGGCCAGGTCCGCCAGCGTCATCGGCACCGGGTTGACGCTCGCCTTGCTGACCGCATCGGCCAGCGCCTGGCCATGCTTGCCCGCATAAAAGGCGTCGGGGCCGTTGCTGGCCACCGCGCGCAGCAGCTCGGCTAGCGCAGGATTGGTGACGCGATCGCCGACCGTCTTGGGGCCGGTCGCGTTCCAGTAGATCGCGCGCGCATCGGGGAAACGCGCCCAGATCGGTGCCAATCGCGCCAGCGCCTTGGCCAGCGCATCGTTGACGACAAAGCCCTCGTCCGCCAGCCGGATCGCCGGGGCGAACAGCTCGGCCCAGGGCAGCTTGCCCCATTTCTGGTGCGCCAGCGCCATCAGCCGGATATTGCCGGGCACGCCGACGCTGCGCCCGCCCTGGAACGCCTCGATAAAGGGCAGCGGCTTGCCGTCCGCGCCCAGCAACAGGCTTTCGCTCGCGGATGCAGGCGCCATTTCACGCCCGTCGATCGTGGCCAGCGTCCCCGTCGCTGAATCATGGTGCAGCATCAGCCCGCCGCCACCGATGCCCGAACTTTGCGGCTCGACCACGGTCAGCGCCAGCATCATCGCCATTGCGGCATCGGCAGCCGAACCACCCTTGCGCAGCATCTCCTGCCCGGCTGCGGTCGCGCGCGGGTCGGCCGAGGAGACCACGCCCTTGCCCAGCGGCGCGGTGGCAGAGCTGTCCTGCGGCGCGCCGGTCTGCGCATGACAGGCGATGGAGAGCGAAGACAGCGCCAGAGCAGCTGCGGCGAGGACGGTGCGGGGAATGAAACTCATCGCCGCGTTATAGCGCGAGAGGCGGGTGCGACAAGGCTTGGCTCAGGTCGCCGCGAGCGCCATCGTGGCGGGGGGCTTGGCAGCCCAGAGCTTCTCGTGAAAGAAGAAGGCGACGGCGTTGACCACCGGCTCGATAATGGCGAGGCCGCCCGCGATCTCGATCGATCCGGTAAAGGCATAAGCGACCGAGAAGCCGATGGTGAGGTGCACCGCCAGATAGCTCAGGGTCTTGGCAAGGTCGCGCGGCATTTCGATACTCCTGTACGGCAAGACAGGAGGTATTGATAATCATTTGCATTTAAATCCGCAAATGAGCGTTTTGCGCGAACGTGATCGACGGGTTCGATCAATTCAGGCGGCTCTTGGTTGGTTTCACGCGAAGACGCGAACCCCACACCCCTCAGTCTGCGCCGACCGCCTCGCTCAGCGTCGCAAAGCCATCGCGCTGCAGCAGCGCCTTCAGCCCGCGATTGATGCGCGCGGCCAGGCCCGGCCCTTCGTACACCAAAGCCGAATAAAGCTGCACCAGCGAGGCCCCGGCGCGGATGCGGGCATAGGCATCCTCTGCGCTGGCGATGCCGCCCACCCCGATCAGCGGAATGGCGCCACCGCTGGCTTGCCGGAAATCCCTGAGCCGCTGCTGCGCCAGATCGCGAAGCGGTGCGCCCGACAGCCCGCCTGCCTCGCCCGCATGGCGTGACCGGAGCGCCGGGCGCGAAATCGTGGTGTTCGACACGATCAGCGCATCGAGCCGCTTGTCCATCGCGATGCGGGTAATGTCGTCGATATCCGCCGGTTCCAGATCTGGCGCGAGCTTGAGGAAGACCGGGCAGCTGTGCGCGCCCCGCGCCTCCTGCACGGCATCGAGCAAGGCCGCCAGCGCGCCGGCATCCTGCAGCGCGCGCAGGCCCGGCGTGTTGGGCGAGGAGATGTTGACCGTGAGGTACCGCGCGAGCGGCGCCATGGTCTGCGTCATTACCGCATAATCGGCAATGCGATCGGCAGAATCCTTGTTCGCGCCGATATTGACGCCGATGATCCCGGCGCGGCCCTGCCCCGCTTGCAGCCGGGCGACGACAGCATCCGCGCCGTCATTGTTGAAGCCCATGCGGTTGATCACCGCCTTGTCCTCGACCAGCCGGAACAGCCGCGGGCGCGGATTGCCCGCCTGGGGCAACGGCGTCACCGTGCCGATCTCGACAAAGCCGAAGCCGAAACCGAACATCGCGTGCGGCGCTTCGGCATTCTTGTCGAAGCCGGGGGCAAGCCCGACCGGGGCCGGGAAATCAAGCCCCGCCACCTGCATGGCCAGCACCGGATCGGGCGCAGGCGGCGCGGAGGCAGGCGCAAGGCGGAGCGCGGCGATGGTCAGCCGATGCGCGGCCTCGCCATCGAGCAGATACAAGGCGGGCCGGGCGATCGAGAACAGCATGGCCAAGCCTATGGCTTTGCGACGGGCCGATGGTCAAGCGGCGGTGGCACGGTTTACCCATCGGGCCTGTCTGTATACGTTCGGGCCCAACCCTCTTCGAAACAAAGGAAAGCCGCCTGATGCTGCTGCGCCCGATTGCCCTTGCCCTTTGCCTTGCCGCCAGCCCGATGGCGCTTGCCATGCCCGCCAGCGCGCAGGATGCGCCTGCCCAGGCGCAGGCACAGAATGCTGAA harbors:
- a CDS encoding exodeoxyribonuclease III — its product is MAAPIKIASWNINSVRFRLASVQRFLAEEQPDILCLQETKVINNDFPEGPFRQLGYNFQKLHGQPMHHGVAIISKMRLSEDNRLDWQANGEARHIGVSITGPLGGTVRLENVYVPAGGEVPDRDVNPKFGQKLDFLERMTQWSRGLDGRTIILGDFNIAPLESDVWSHKQLINTVSHTAIEIERLKAMQDAHNWVDIGRKFYPAPERLYTWWSYRARDWSVSDKGRRLDHIWVSPDIVDTVKSHRVVEPCRGWAQPSDHAPLISEFLF
- the ribA gene encoding GTP cyclohydrolase II; the encoded protein is MNARAAARALDALARGWDIIVESESGRLALRPVETGGAPLGHNRQLLISAARAITLKLANQKEAARPDAPVLIAVPGELDSARAVAIADPSLDLAQPMKGPFAAQPLPAPEAAEAAMQLARLAGLLPAYHLLGASEADFDAPVVTPGDVAAYADPAQLRIAARARLPVSASESAEIVAFRSDADFHEHVALIVGTPDDSIPVVRLHSECLTGDVFGSLKCDCGPQLNGALHAMAHARWGILLYLRQEGRGIGLINKLRAYQLQDQGHDTVDANNRLGFPTDARDFAVAAQMLKALRVPAIRLMTNNPEKQAVLASLGVEIAERLPLQIEANPHNARYLVTKRDRTGHQL
- a CDS encoding L,D-transpeptidase family protein yields the protein MSDTVFVDTAALTVTLGDWTIPCTIGRSGACAADAKREGDGCTPMGIWPIRAALFRPGRSSPPPGLALPWRWTNAQDGWSDDPADPAYNRPVRLPHPFSAETLQREDMLYDMVLVLGHNDAPPVPGAGSAIFFHLWNEAKLAAERSTEGCVAIARADMETLLPMLRPGMVLEIG
- a CDS encoding SMI1/KNR4 family protein; its protein translation is MSMDRFISLWTHPGYPPEAVSEEELKQTEARLHTHLPSDYRSAVCQYGLPNPVGALLDAIVDRELDQKDVSEFLTPSDIIDVTLEWRDLGLSEELVAFATDCIGNLFCFPTAPDIRDCLPVIWFNHDDATIDIVAPSFSEWIDAFCRILQH
- a CDS encoding response regulator transcription factor codes for the protein MTVETETAPLRTMIVDDEPLAVERLQLLCARLPRISLVGTASDGESALRLAEQLKPELVFLDINMPRLDGMGVARALGKTGQSPAIIFVTAYQAFAVEAFDLAAIDYLLKPVATDRLERAVARVLERRSAVLANPEPPAAAQGDWVREFWVPHRSELKRIDADLIERIDAERDYMRLHVGTRSYLMHETIKTLEERLDPARFVRLHRSHIVRNDYITSLRHNGGGVWFACLADGSELRVGRTYLARVKEMAGR
- a CDS encoding histidine kinase — translated: MTLPVPRQARPRVDQQVALLSILGFWLFYMIIVTLRAAVLDFPAQEELVVRRVAVTLFGVLVNVAMYFGLRWFEDKPLTPRIIAACVGAVPAALAISVFNYFAFNIYDPMSVFQDNELAENIVTLDPVANVLEFAISSYYFLMSWAMLYLALSYAAEVRTAERKAARFAQAAQQAELRSLRYQVNPHFLFNTLNSLSTLVLRNRPEEAESMILNLSTFYRTSLTGDPLDDVPLEDEVQLQQLYLAIEEVRFPDRLKIEIDVPDALMGCCVPGLILQPLVENAIKYGVARATRPVTIRIGAREADGVLHLMVSDDGDVIPTDSDKGSGIGLANVRDRLDARYGSAARIEWHVPFEGGFVVELTLPAVRHDC
- the ggt gene encoding gamma-glutamyltransferase; the encoded protein is MSFIPRTVLAAAALALSSLSIACHAQTGAPQDSSATAPLGKGVVSSADPRATAAGQEMLRKGGSAADAAMAMMLALTVVEPQSSGIGGGGLMLHHDSATGTLATIDGREMAPASASESLLLGADGKPLPFIEAFQGGRSVGVPGNIRLMALAHQKWGKLPWAELFAPAIRLADEGFVVNDALAKALARLAPIWARFPDARAIYWNATGPKTVGDRVTNPALAELLRAVASNGPDAFYAGKHGQALADAVSKASVNPVPMTLADLAAYKAKERPPVCSRYRGYKICGMGPPSSGATTVQQILGMLEPHDIGAMGQDNPGTWHLIGEAMQLAYADRETYLGDADFVSVPVNGLLDPAYVKSRAALIDPARALNSYEAGTPPGAELRTTAASSEVAGTTHFVAVDGAGNIVSMTSTVEGPFGSQLIANGYFLNNELTDFTFAPEKNGKKVANRVQPGKRPLSSMSPHIVYDAQDRPVLAVGSAGGKRIIMHVTKALIGVIDFKLPAGEALALPNIYFGGGSLIVEGKTPLGGMNEALAAFGQPVVVDDLGSKLNAAQFNGKGWTGYADPRSPGIALAE
- a CDS encoding DUF2061 domain-containing protein — protein: MPRDLAKTLSYLAVHLTIGFSVAYAFTGSIEIAGGLAIIEPVVNAVAFFFHEKLWAAKPPATMALAAT
- a CDS encoding quinone-dependent dihydroorotate dehydrogenase produces the protein MLFSIARPALYLLDGEAAHRLTIAALRLAPASAPPAPDPVLAMQVAGLDFPAPVGLAPGFDKNAEAPHAMFGFGFGFVEIGTVTPLPQAGNPRPRLFRLVEDKAVINRMGFNNDGADAVVARLQAGQGRAGIIGVNIGANKDSADRIADYAVMTQTMAPLARYLTVNISSPNTPGLRALQDAGALAALLDAVQEARGAHSCPVFLKLAPDLEPADIDDITRIAMDKRLDALIVSNTTISRPALRSRHAGEAGGLSGAPLRDLAQQRLRDFRQASGGAIPLIGVGGIASAEDAYARIRAGASLVQLYSALVYEGPGLAARINRGLKALLQRDGFATLSEAVGAD